A single Halococcus saccharolyticus DSM 5350 DNA region contains:
- a CDS encoding rolling circle replication-associated protein, with amino-acid sequence DLAHLKYQTESGEQASYRCGSWDCECCGHRLRMGLIEEIERITEERPEMRRFLTLTVDRRAPASKEEKHEYITDRWNALRTELRDRYPNLSYLWVRHEGDERDRPHLHLLVDRFLPQRELSQLAERVGLGRVVDIRRVDARNAAHYISAYLGRGSLSFLPSGSRRYGSSADVDLDPRDPGGDDRDGSALEEDWSLMAWDPIVEDWVSAASGDFRRDEDRGPPPD; translated from the coding sequence AGGACTTGGCGCACCTGAAGTACCAGACAGAATCGGGGGAACAGGCGTCGTACCGTTGCGGTTCGTGGGACTGCGAGTGTTGCGGCCACCGGCTGAGGATGGGACTGATCGAGGAGATAGAACGGATCACGGAGGAGCGCCCGGAGATGCGTCGGTTCCTGACGCTCACAGTGGACCGCAGAGCGCCCGCGTCGAAGGAGGAGAAGCACGAGTACATCACCGATCGGTGGAACGCGCTGAGGACGGAACTGAGGGACCGCTATCCAAACCTGTCGTATCTGTGGGTGCGGCACGAGGGAGACGAGCGGGACCGGCCGCACCTGCACCTGCTCGTGGATCGGTTCCTGCCGCAGCGGGAACTGTCGCAGTTGGCCGAGCGCGTCGGCCTCGGCCGGGTGGTGGACATCCGGCGGGTGGACGCACGGAACGCGGCGCACTACATCAGTGCGTACCTCGGTCGTGGCTCGCTGTCGTTCCTGCCGTCGGGGTCGCGGCGGTACGGATCTAGCGCCGACGTCGATCTCGATCCACGCGATCCGGGCGGCGACGATCGTGACGGCAGTGCGCTCGAGGAGGACTGGTCACTGATGGCGTGGGATCCGATCGTCGAGGACTGGGTGTCGGCTGCGTCGGGAGACTTCCGGCGCGACGAGGATAGAGG